From the genome of Phyllostomus discolor isolate MPI-MPIP mPhyDis1 chromosome 12, mPhyDis1.pri.v3, whole genome shotgun sequence, one region includes:
- the POLR2I gene encoding DNA-directed RNA polymerase II subunit RPB9 yields MEPDGTYEPGFVGIRFCQECNNMLYPKEDKENRILLYACRNCDYQQEADNSCIYVNKITHEVDELTQIIADVSQDPTLPRTEDHPCQKCGHKEAVFFQSHSARAEDAMRLYYVCTAPHCGHRWTE; encoded by the exons ATGGAACCCGACGGGACCTATGAGCCGGGCTTCGTGGGTATTCGATTCTGCCAGGAATG taACAACATGCTTTACCCCAAGGAGGACAAAGAGAACCGCATTCTGCTCTACGCG TGCCGGAATTGTGACTACCAGCAGGAAGCTGACAACAGCTGCATCTACGTGAACAAAATCACGCACGAAGTGGA TGAACTGACCCAGATCATCGCTGACGTGTCCCAGGACCCTACGTTGCCGCGGACCGAGGACCACCCATGCCAAAA GTGCGGTCACAAGGAGGCGGTGTTCTTCCAGTCACATAGTGCCCGTGCCGAG GACGCTATGCGCTTGTACTACGTGTGCACGGCCCCACACTGTGGCCACCGCTGGACGGAGTGA